The following proteins come from a genomic window of Gynuella sunshinyii YC6258:
- a CDS encoding VanZ family protein, with translation MSLHSFNLNLERLWLASARWLFAAAILVVTYLSLAPIAQPAGSNDKINHLIAYFGLALLIDAAFPKRSFWGTKVLSLAVFGIFIEAAQSFFPYRTFSLADWGADLIGLLLYYGCTPLLKKTFVLKARWTLTNN, from the coding sequence ATGTCTCTGCACTCGTTTAATCTCAATCTGGAAAGACTTTGGCTTGCTTCAGCCAGATGGCTGTTTGCTGCGGCAATACTCGTCGTGACTTATTTGTCTCTGGCCCCCATCGCTCAACCGGCCGGCAGTAACGACAAAATCAACCATCTCATTGCTTACTTTGGATTAGCGCTATTAATAGATGCGGCATTCCCAAAACGCTCTTTCTGGGGGACTAAGGTATTAAGCCTGGCGGTTTTCGGCATTTTTATTGAAGCGGCACAGAGTTTTTTCCCCTATCGAACCTTTTCTCTGGCTGACTGGGGTGCCGATCTGATCGGGTTACTGCTTTACTATGGGTGTACTCCGTTACTGAAAAAGACCTTCGTGCTCAAGGCACGCTGGACCCTGACCAACAACTGA